The genomic window TAGAAGGGAAGTTCAATTGTGGTTTGAGAGAGAAGAGGTGATGTGGCGACAAAGATCTTGGGTGTAGTTGCTAAAAGAGGGGGATCAGAACACACGATTTTTCCATTCAAATGCATTATtcaggaagaaaagaaatttgacaaGAATTCTTAAGGATGAGAGGAGAACATGGCATGAGGGTGTGCATCGTGATGAGTTGGTTATTGATTTCTTTAAGAACCTTTTTAATACCTCAGCACAAGGGGATTAGGAGgctattttgagttttgttgaaAGAAGGATAACTGACGAAATAAATGTTGAGCTCACTAAGCCCTTTGTAGTGGATGAAGTAAAGCAAACTTTAAATCAAATGCACCCTACCAAGGGACCTAGCCCTAATGGCATGTTTGCTGTATTTTTCCAGTCATACTGGCACACTGTGGGAGATTCCATTACAGCTGTAGTGTTGGCTTCTCTCAATAATGGTAAGCTACCCTATTAACTCAATCATACAGTTATCAGTTTGATTCCTAAGAAGAAAACTTGTGAACTTGTTTCTGATTATCGCCCAATAAGCTTGTGCAATGTGGTTTATAAGCTTGTTTCTAAGGTCATTCTGAATAGAATGAAGGGTTTTTTTTACCTACTATCATTTCTGAATCTCAGTATGCATTTGTGGGGGGACGTTTGATTAGTGACAATGTATTGACAGTTTATGAATTAGTGAATTATCTAAGGAATAAAAGGCATGGAAATAAAGGTTATATGTCTCTTAAACTAGACATGAGTAAGGCGTACGATAGAGTTTAATGGAGCTTTTTAGAAAAGATCGTGCGCAAATTGGGGTTTGCGACTAGATTTGTTAATCTTATTATGGAATGTATTAAAACTGTcactttttagttttaattaatgTGAATGTTCATGGCCCCATTTTGCCTACAAGCATtaggcaaggggatccatttTTCccttacctttttctttttgcactAAAGGTTTAATAGCCTTACTTAGGGATGCTGGGGCAAAGAGAAATATGATAGGAGTGAGAGTTTGTAAAGGGGCTCCAATGGTTACACACCTCCCATTTGCTGATGATAGCATATTTTTCTGTCGTGCTGATGTTGATACAACCAAATTTATTCCagatttgtttgaaaaatatgaaatggcTTCTGGGCAAAATGTTAACAAAGGGAAAACAACCatggttttttcaaaaaatgtggATGCTATTAAACAAAGAGAATTGTTGCATTTATGGgggtattaatattttttagcaaTATGACAGATATTTAGGGTTGCCAAATTTTGTTAGGATATATAAAACCCAAGCATTTGAAGGTATTAAGACAAGGGTGTGGGCCAATTTGCAgagttgaaaagaaaaacttcttTCTCAAGGGAGTAGAGAAATTCTTATAAAAGCAATGGTCTTATCCATACCCACATACTCTATGAGTTGTTTTAAATTACCTTTGACTTTGTGTCGGGAACTTGAAATGATGATGGCaaggttttggtgggggcaaAAGAGTAATGAGAGGAAAACCCATTGGTTAAGTTGGAAGAAATTATGTGTGTCAAAATTTAGAGGTGGGATGGGGTTTCGAGATTTACACATGTTTAATATGTCTCTATTGGCTAATAATTTTTAAGGCCAAATATTACCCTAACTATACATTTTTTCAAGTTTCTTTAGGTCATAATCCATCCTATGCCTAGAGGGGTATTTTTGAAGCAAGAAGATGGCTTTTGGAAGGATGTAGATAGCGAGTTAGTAATGGAGAAATAGTGAAGATTTGGAAGGACCCTTAGTTACCTGGGCCTAGACTTTTACAGCCTGTTTTAGATGGCAGAAATGGGAAAATTGTTGATGAAGAACAATCTGTGGACAATTTAATTGATGCTACTACTAAAACATGGAATGCACAGTTGGTTAGAGCTCTCTTTAATCCAAATACAGCAGTGGAGATCCTCAGGATTCGATTGTTACCAACTCAGGGTTTGGATAGATGGATTTGGTATAAGGAAGCAAATGACATATTTTCTATCAAGAGTGCTTATAAGCAGATTCAGAATTCAGTGGCCAAAGGTGATGGAGAAACATCTTTGCAAAtgcaaaatagaaatttttggATGAGGATATGGCACATGCAGGTTCCTAGGAAGATTAAGAATTTTGCATGGCAGGCTTGCAAGGATATATTGCCTAGTCTCACTAATCTCAGGAGGAAAAAGATTGTTGTGGAGACTCAATGTGGTTTCTACCATGTCTACGAGGAAGATATTAGCCATGCTATGCTCACTTGTTCTTCTAACTATAGTTTGTGGCAAAAATTTCTTCCaatgttacaaaattttcaatcctCTTTGACTTTTATTGATACTGTGAGAATGGTTATGATGCAAGGAAGTGAAGCTGAGTTAaccatattttttattctatgctGGAGTTTATGGTATAGGTAGAATCAGTTGCAGATGGGAAATAACTTGATACAACTTGTCCAAGCTACTGAACATGCTTTATCAATTTGCAAAACTTTCAATGATGtgcaaacaacaacaacaaaggaTTTGCTTAAGGTTTCTAAATGGCAAGCTCCACCAGATTGGtatctcaaaataaatgtaaatgGTACAATTTTTGCTGACTTGAGGAAAGCTGGAGTTGGGATAGTCCTATGGGATATGAGTGGAAGAATTGTGATGGCTACAAGCAAGAATGAAGAGGAAGTGGATGAGGCAGCCATTATTAAATCCATTGTTGTATTGAGAGGACTTCAGCTATGCCTCCCACTTGGTATTTCGAATTTAGTCATTGAATTTGATTGTCTTAATGTGGTTGATGAGCTTCAGTCAACAGAAGAGTCATTTGCAAGTGCTCTGGTAATTTGATCAATGAAGCCAAAAATTTAATGAGGTATTTCAAGGAAGCTCGAGTTGAACATATCAGCCAGATAGGAAATTGGGTAGCTCACTTTTTAGCTAGATATGCATGGAACGTTGATGATATTAATGTTTGGTGGGAGCGTATCCCTTCTTTTATTAGTCATGCACTATGGTTTGATACCAACTGATGTATTGTTGCTATTTGAATGaagttctatttataaaaaaaaaaaaaaaaaattaaaaaattatcactatttttttactattatttacagatcaccttattatccaaacatacCCTAAGAATATAGATGTCTAGCAACCCATTAAGGAGGAGCGAGATAAAGACGTTTTGTGGAAATAAGACTTTTCAAGTGTTCAGATGTATACATATGATTATTTCGTTCATTTGCTTATCCTTCATTCCTTTGTAACAAATGTAATCAGCACAACTATATATAGTCTGGTTCACTCCCACTATGAATATACGCGAAATTCAATTCAAACTTGAGTTGTCTTGTTTTTCTATCTTAAC from Juglans regia cultivar Chandler unplaced genomic scaffold, Walnut 2.0 Scaffold_22357, whole genome shotgun sequence includes these protein-coding regions:
- the LOC108985881 gene encoding uncharacterized protein LOC108985881 yields the protein MHPTKGPSPNGMFAVFFQSYWHTVGDSITAVVLASLNNGLIALLRDAGAKRNMIGVRVCKGAPMVTHLPFADDSIFFCRADVDTTKFIPDLFEKYEMASGQNVNKGKTTMPVLDGRNGKIVDEEQSVDNLIDATTKTWNAQLVRALFNPNTAVEILRIRLLPTQGLDRWIWYKEANDIFSIKSAYKQIQNSVAKGDGETSLQMQNRNFWMRIWHMQVPRKIKNFAWQACKDILPSLTNLRRKKIVVETQCGFYHVYEEDISHAMLTCSSNYSLWQKFLPMLQNFQSSLTFIDTNQLQMGNNLIQLVQATEHALSICKTFNDVQTTTTKDLLKVSKWQAPPDWYLKINVNGTIFADLRKAGVGIVLWDMSGRIVMATSKNEEEVDEAAIIKSIVVLRGLQLCLPLGISNLVIEFDCLNVVDELQSTEESFASAL